A stretch of DNA from Methylobacterium sp. CB376:
CCTCTTCGCCTTCTTGTCGGCCGCGTGACCGTGGAAGGTCCGGGTCGGCGAGAACTCGCCGAACTTGTGCCCGACCATCTCCTCGGTGACGTAGACCGGGATGTGCTTCTGCCCGTTGTAGACCCCGAAGGTCAGGCCAACGAACTGCGGAAGGATCGTGGAGCGGCGGCTCCAGATCTTGATCACCTCGGCGCGGGTCGAGCCGCGCGCGGTCTCCGCCTTCTTCAGGAGGTAGCCGTCGACGAACGGCCCCTTCCAGACTGAACGTGCCATGGGTCGAAGCCCTTACTTCTTGCGGTTGTGGCGGCTCGACACGATGAAGGTGTCGGTGCGCTTGTTCGAGCGGGTCTTCTTGCCCTTGGTCGGGAAGCCCCAGGGGGTGACCGGGTGACGGCCGCCCGAGGTGCGGCCCTCGCCGCCGCCGTGCGGGTGATCGATCGGGTTCATCGCGACGCCGCGGTTGTGCGGGCGCCGGCCGAGCCAGCGCTTGCGCCCCGCCTTGCCGAGCGAGATGTTCATGTGGTCGGGGTTCGAGACCGCGCCCACAGTGGCGTAGCACTGGCCGTGCACGAGGCGCTGCTCGCCCGAGTTGAGGCGCAGCGTCACGTAGCCCTGGTCGCGGCCGACGATCTGGGCGTAGTTGCCCGCCGAGCGCGCCAGCGCCCCGCCCTTGCCGATCTTGAGCTCGACATTGTGGACGATCGTGCCCACCGGCATGTTGCCGATCGGCATGGCGTTGCCCGGCTTGATGTCGACCTGCTCGCCCGAGACCACCCGGTCGCCGGCCTTCACGCGCTGCGGCGCCAGGATGTAGCTCTGGCCGCCGCCCTCGTAGCTCACGAGGGCGATGAAGGCGGTGCGGTTCGGATCGTACTCGATCCGCTCCACGGTCCCGACCTTGCCGGCGAATTCACGCCGCTTGAAGTCGACGTTGCGCAGGGTGCGCTTGTGGCCGCCGCCGCGGAAGCGGACGGTCACCCGGCCGAGGTTGTTGCGGCCGCCGGAGGAGATCTTGCCCTCGGTCAGCGCCTTCACCGGCTTGCCCTTGTAGAGCTCGGACCGGTCCACGATCACGAGCTGGCGAAGGCTCGGCGTGACCGGCTTGAATGTCTTCAAAGCCATCGTCGTGTTCCCTTACCGCCGTTCCGTCACAGCCCGGTCGTGACGTCGATCGTCTGGCCCTCTTCGAGGGTCACGATCGCCTTCTTCACGTCCGAACGCTGGCCCCGCTGCCCGCGGAACATCTTGGTCTTGCCCTTGGTGATCAGCGTGTTGACGCTCTTCACCTTGACCTCGAACAGCCGCTCGACCGCTTCCTTGATCTGCGGCTTGGTGGCCTTCGGGGCGACCCGGAAGACCACCTTGTTCAGCTCCGAGAGGTTGGTGGCCTTCTCGGTGATCACCGGAGCGACGATCACGTCGTAGTGGCGCGGATCCGCACTCATTTGAAACGCGCCTCCAGCGCATCGACGGCCGCGCGCGTCAGGACGAGCTTGTCGCGCCGCAGGATGTCGTAGACGTTGATGCCCTGCACCGGCAGGACGTCGATGGACGGCAGGTTGCGCGCGGCGCGGCCGAAATTCTCGTCCACCTCGGCGCCGCCGATGATCAGCGCGTTCGACCAGCCGAGTGCGCCGAAGCGGTCCTTGAGGGCCTTGGTCTTGCCGTCCTCCAGCCGCACGTCGTCGACGACGACGAGGGAGGCGGCCCGCGCCTTGGCCGAGAGGGCGTGGCGGAGCGCCAGCGCCCGCACCTTCTTGGGAAGGTCGTGGGCGTGGGAGCGCACCACCGGCCCGAAGGCCCGGGCGCCGCCGCGGAATTGCGGGGCCGAGGCGGCGCCGTGGCGGGCGTTGCCGGTGCCCTTCTGCTTGTACATCTTCTTGGTGGTCCGGCTGATCTCGGACCGGGTCTTCACCTTGTGGGTGCCGGCCTGGCGCTTGGCCAGCTGCCAGCGCACGCAGCGCTGGAGCAGGTCGGCGCGCGGCTCGAGCCCGAAGATGGCCTCGTTGACCTCGACCGAACCGGCCTCGCCGCCGTCGAGGGTCGTGATCTCGAACTTCATCACGCGTTCTCCTCAACCGCCGGAGCCTCGGGGGCGGCGTCCACCGCCGGGGCCGCGCCGTCGGCGAGTTCGCGGAACTTGCCCGGCATCGGCGCCTCGGCCGGCAGCTTGCGCTTCACGGCGTCGCGGATCTGGATCCAGCCGCCGGCCACGCCCGGGACCGCGCCCTCGACCAGGATCAGGCCGCGCTCCGGATCGGTGCGCACGACGCGCAGGTTCTGGGTCGTGACCCGCTCGACGCCGAGATGGCCCGGCATCTTCTTGTTCTTGAAGGTCTTGCCCGGGTCCTGGCGGCCGCCGGTCGAGCCGATCGAGCGGTGCGAGATCGACACGCCGTGCGTGGCGCGCAGGCCGCCGAAGTTCCAGCGCTTCATGCCGCCGGCGAAGCCCTTGCCCGTGGTCGTGCCCGTCACGTCGACGAACTGGCCCGGGATGAAGTGGTCCGCGGTGATCTCGGCGCCGACCGGGATCAGCGCGTCCTCGGTCACGCGGAACTCGGCGAGCTTGCGCTTCGGCTCGACCTTGGCGATCGCGAAGCGGCCGCGCTCGGCCTTGGACACGTTCTTGACCTTGGCCTTGCCGACGCCGACCTGCAGCGCGACGTAGCCGTTCTTCTCGACCGTGCGGTGGGCGACCACCTGGCACTGATCGACCTTGAGCACGGTGACCGGAACATGCTCGCCGGCGTCCGTGAAGACGCGGGTCATGCCGACCTTCTGTGCGATGACTCCTGAGCGCATGGTTCTCCCCCGCGCGGTTCTGCCCGAAGCTCCAGCGATCCGTCCGGATCCTAGAGCTTGATCTCCACGTCCACGCCCGCGGCGAGGTCGAGCTTCATCAGCGCGTCCACGGTCTGCGGGGTGGGGTCGACGATGTCGAGCACGCGCTTGTGGGTGCGCATCTCGAACTGCTCGCGCGACTTCTTGTCGATGTGGGGCGAGCGGTTGACGGTGAAGCGCTCGATCCGGGTCGGCAGCGGGATCGGCCCGCGGACCTGGGCCCCGGTCCGCTTCGCCGTCGAGACGATCTCGCGGGTCGACGAATCCAGGATGCGATGATCGAACGCCTTCAGGCGAATGCGGATGTTCTGGCCGTTCATGATGTTCTCGTCCTCGCGACGGGGAAGGGGCGGGCTCGAGGGCCCGCCCCCTCACCTGTCCCGTTGGCTCTGAGCGGGCTCTTCGTTACTCGGAGATGGAGGCGACGACGCCGGCGCCGACGGTGCGGCCGCCCTCGCGGATGGCGAAGCGCAGCTTCTCCTCCATCGCCACCGGCACGATCAGCGTCACGTCCATCGTCACGTTGTCGCCCGGCATCACCATCTCGGTGCCCTCGGGAAGCTGAACCACCCCGGTCACGTCCGTCGTCCGGAAGTAGAATTGCGGACGGTAGTTCGTGAAGAACGGCGTGTGCCGCCCGCCCTCCTCCTTCGTCAGGATGTACGCCTCCGCCTTGAACTTCGTGTGCGGCTTCACCGAGCCCGGCTTGCACACCACCTGACCGCGCTCGACGTCCTCCCGCTTGGTCCCGCGAAGCAGCACGCCGACGTTGTCCCCGGCCTGGCCCTGGTCCAGCAGCTTGCGGAACATCTCCACGCCCGTCACCGTCGTCTTGGTGGTCGGACGGATCCCCACGATCTCGACCTCCTCGCCCACCTTGATGATCCCGCGCTCGACACGGCCCGTCACCACCGTGCCGCGCCCCGAGATCGAGAACACGTCCTCGATCGGCATCAGGAACGGCAGGTCGATCGGACGCTCCGGCTGCGGGATGTACTCGTCCACCGTCTTCATCAGCTCGAGGATCGCGTCGTGACCGATCTTCGGCTCCCGGTTCTCCAGCGCGCACAGCGCCGAGCCCTTGGTGATCGGGATGTCGTCGCCCGGGAAGTCGTACTTCGACAGAAGCTCCCGCACCTCAAGCTCCACAAGGTCGAGAAGCTCCGGGTCGTCGACCATGTCGACCTTGTTCATGAACACCACCAGCGCCGGAACGCCGACCTGCCGCGCCAGCAGGATGTGCTCGCGCGTCTGCGGCATCGGGCCGTCCGCCGCCGACACCACCAGGATCGCGCCGTCCATCTGCGCCGCCCCGGTGATCATGTTCTTCACGTAGTCCGCGTGACCGGGGCAGTCCACGTGCGCGTAGTGACGGTTCGGCGTCTCGTACTCCACGTGCGCCGTCGAGATCGTGATCCCCCGCGCCTTCTCCTCCGGCGCCTTGTCGATCTGGTCGTAGGCCGTGAACGTCGCCCCGCCCGCCTCCGCAAGCACCTTCGTGATCGCCGCCGTCAGGGACGTCTTGCCGTGGTCAACGTGCCCGATCGTCCCGATGTTGCAGTGCGGCTTCGTCCGCGAAAACTTTTCCTTCGCCATCGCCAATCTCCGTCACGATCTGTCTGGTCAGGTCGGGTCCGCGCGGGTCGCCGCGTCGGGCCCTCTCGGGGTCGGGGCGCCCGGCCGTCGGCCGGGGCCCTCGGGGTCGTCAGGCGTACTTCGCCACCACCTTCTCGGCCTCGCCGCGCGGGACCTCCTCGTAGTGGTCGAACTGCATCGTGAAGTTCGCGCGCCCCTGGGTGAAGGAGCGGAGCTGGTTCACGTAGCCGAACATGTTCGCGAGCGGCACCATCGCGTTGATGACGTTGGCGTTGCCGCGCATGTCCTGGCCCTGGATCTGGCCGCGCCGGGAGTTCAGGTCGCCGATGACCGAGCCGGTGTAATCCTCCGGGGTCACGACCTCGACCTTCATCACCGGCTCGAGCAGGACCGAGCCGCCCTTCTGAAGGGCCTCGCGGAGCGCCGCCCGCGAGGCGATCTCGAAGGCGAGCGCCGACGAATCGACCTCGTGGTAGGCGCCGTCGATCAGCTCCACCTTGATGTCGACCACCGGGAAGCCCGCCAGGATGCCCGCGGTGAGCACGCTGTTGAGGCCCTTCTCGACGCCCGGGACGTACTCCTTGGGCACCGCGCCGCCGACGATCTTCGACTCGAAGGCGTAGCCGGCGCCCGGCTCGTTCGGCTCGACCACCAGCTTCACCCGCGCGAACTGACCGGTGCCGCCGGTCTGCTTCTTGTGGGTGTAGTCGATCTCGGTCCGGCGGGTCAGCTTCTCCCGGTAGGCGACCTGCGGCTGGCCGATATTGGCCTCGACCTTGTAGGTGCGCTTCAGGATGTCGACCTTGATGTCGAGGTGGAGCTCGCCCATCCCCTTCAGGATGGTCTGGCCCGATTCCGGATCGGTCGAGACCCGGAAGGACGGGTCCTCGGCGGCGAGCTTCGAGAGCGCGATGCCGAGCTTCTCCTGGTCCGCCTTCGACTTCGGCTCGACGGCGATCTCGATGACCGGCTCGGGGAACTCCATCTTCTCGAGGATCACCGCCTTGGTCGGGTCGCAGAGCGTGTCGCCGGTGCGGGTGTCCTTGAGGCCCGCCAGCGCCACGATGTCGCCCGCGTAGGCCTCCTTGATGTCCTCGCGGTTGTTGGCGTGCATCAGCAGCATGCGGCCGACGCGCTCGCGCTTGTCGCGGGTCGAGTTCAGGAGGTTGGCGCCCGACTCGACCTTGCCGGAATAGATGCGGCAGAAGGTGATGGTGCCGACATGCGGGTCGTCCATGATCTTGAACGCCAGCATCGAGAAGGGCTCGGCGTCGGACGGCCGGCGGACGACCTCCTCCTCGGTCTTGTAGTCGATGCCCTTGATCTCGCCGCGGTCGGCGGGCGAGGGCAGGTAGTCGACCACGGCGTCGAGCAGGGGCTGCACGCCCTTGTTCTTGAAGGCCGAGCCGCAGAGCACCGGGTGGAAGGCGCGCCGCTGCACCGCCGTGCGCACGAGCCGGCGCATCGTGTCCTCGTCCGGCTCGACGCCGTCGAGGTAGGCGGTCATGGCGTCGTCGTCCATCTCGACGCAGGCCTCGATGAGCTTCGTGCGGTACTCCGCCGCCTGCTCGGCGAGGTCGGCCGGGATCGCCTCCTCGGAGAAGTTGGCCCCGAGCGCCTCGCCCGACCACACGATCGCCTTCATCTTGATCAGGTCGATCACGCCGCGGAAATTGTTCTCGGAGCCGATCGGCAGCTGCAGGCAGACCGGCTTGCCGGCGACGCGGTCGATGATGTCGGCGACGCACTTGAAGAAGTCGGCGCCGATCTTGTCCATCTTGTTGACGAAGACGACGCGCGGGACATCGTACTTGTCGGCCTGGCGCCACACGGTCTCGGTCTGGGGCTCGACGCCCTGGTTGCCGTCGAGCACGCAGACCGCACCGTCGAGCACGCGCAGCGAGCGCTCGACCTCGATGGTGAAGTCGACGTGGCCGGGAGTGTCGATGATGTTCAGGCGCTTGTCGCGCCAGAAGCAGGTCGTCGCGGCCGAGGTGATCGTGATGCCACGCTCCTGCTCCTGCTCCATCCAGTCCATCGTGGCGGCGCCCTCGTGGACCTCGCCGATCTTATGGGACTTGCCGGTGTAGTAGAGGATCCGCTCGGTCGTCGTGGTCTTGCCGGCATCGATGTGGGCCATGATGCCGAAGTTGCGGTAGTCCTCGATCGCGTGCGTGCGGGGCATCGGGGGTGCTCCTGGAAAGCGGGAGAGACCGCTGGTTACCAGCGGTAATGCGAGAAGGCGCGGTTGGCCTCGGCCATCCGGTGGGTGTCTTCCCGCTTCTTGACGGCTGCGCCGCGGTTGTTGGCGGCGTCGAGGAGTTCGGCGGAGAGGCGCTCGACCATGGTGCGGTCGTTGCGCGAGCGCGCGGCCTGGATCAGCCAGCGGATCGCCAGGGCCTGCCGGCGCTCGTGACGGACCTCGACCGGCACCTGGTAGGTGGCGCCGCCGACGCGCCGCGAGCGCACCTCGATCGCCGGGGCGACGTTGTCGAGGGCGGCGCGGAACACCTCGATCGGGTTGGCGCGGGCCCGGCTCTCGATGATGTCGAAGGCGCCGTACACGATGCTCTCGGCGACCGACTTCTTGCCCTCGTACATGACCGAGTTCATGAACTTGGTGAGGACCACGTCCCCGTACTTGGGATCCGGGATGATCTCACGCTTCTCGGCAGAGTGGCGGCGGGACATCGCGCGCTTCCTTCAGGTCTTGCAATACGATCTGGTACGCCCCGCGCAGGCCGCCTTGAGCATCGAGGCCGGCGGCATCCTTGCGGGGCAGGCGATGGGGTAACGGGTCGGAGGGGCTTACTTCGGCCGCTTGGCGCCGTACTTCGAGCGGCGCTGCTTGCGGTTCTTGACGCCCTGGGTGTCGAGCACGCCGCGCAGGATGTGGTAGCGCACGCCCGGCAGGTCCTTCACGCGGCCGCCGCGGATCATGACCACGGAATGCTCCTGGAGGTTGTGACCCTCGCCCGGAATGTAGCCGATCACCTCGAAGCCGTTGGTCAGGCGGACCTTCGCCACCTTGCGCAGCGCCGAGTTCGGCTTCTTCGGCGTCGTGGTGTAGACGCGGGTGCAGACGCCGCGCTTCTGCGGGCAGGCATCCAGGGCCGGCACCTTGTTGCGGCTCTTCTGGATCTTCCGCGGATTGGCGATCAGCTGGTTGATCGTCGGCATGCCATTCCTCTCGCAACGCATCGCCGTCCGGGGCGATCGTCAGAATTCCATCTCGTCCGGGCGGGCCGGCGCTTTCAGGTCAGCGCAACGCAAATCGCGCCCCAGGCTGAAAACCAGCCTTTGGCGCGCCATGCGAGCAGAGGACCACCGGAGCGCGAGCTCCCGCGGTCATGCCGGTCTGACACGTGTCAGTCGGTTTGAAGTTCGGTCGCGTTTAGGCGGCGTGGATCGAGGCTCTAAGGGCACGTCGATCAGCTGCCGCCTACGGCCGGCCGTTCAGTGGGAGGGGTCCTAGTCCTTCGGGGTGGCGGTGTCAAGCGTTAAGGCCGGGTTTCGCGGCGCGCGGGTGCGTGCGGCCGGACGGGAGGGGCCTTCGCGTCGCGGGAGCGTCCCCGTGCGGGCGCCTGAGGTGCAGCGTGACGCCGGCGAGGGCGCGGCGTCGTGCCCCCGCCCCTGGGATGGGATGGGCCCAAGAGAAAGGGCCGGCACCGCCCCTCGGCGGCGCCGGCCCTCGCTGGGGCGCGACGGTCTGCCCTCGCCTACTCGGCGGCGGGCAGTTCCTGCAGGGCCGCGCCGCTCTCGGCGGTCTTCTGGGCCATGATCAGCTCGTCGCGGCGCCGCGCGATCGACTTGATGTCGGCGATCATCGCGCCCGTGCCCGCCGGGATCAGCGAGCCGACGATCACGTTCTCCTTCAGCCCCTCGAGGGTGTCGACCTTGCCGTTGACCGCCGCCTCGGTGAGGACGCGGGTGGTCTCCTGGAAGGACGCCGCCGAGATGAACGAGCGGGTCTGCAGCGAGGCCTTGGTGATGCCGAGCAGGACGGGCACGCCCTGCACCGGCTTCTTGCCCTCGGAGACCAACTGCTCGTTGATCTCCTGCAGCTCCGTCCGGTCGATCTGGTCGCCGGTCAGGATCTCGGAATCGCCGCTGTCGGTGATCTCCACCTTCTGCAGCATCTGGCGGACGATCACCTCGATGTGCTTGTCGTTGATCGACACGCCCTGCAGCCGGTAGACCTCCTGGATCTCGTTGACGAGGTAGGCCGCGAGCTCCTCTACGCCCTTGATCGCCAGGATGTCGTGCGGCGCCGGGTTGCCGTCGACGATGAAGTCGCCGACCTCGACCACGTCCCCGTCCTGAAGGTGGATGTGCTTTCCCTTCGGGATCAGGTACTCGACCGGCTCGGACCCGTCATGCGGGGTGAGCGACAGGCGGCGCTTGTTCTTGTAGTCGCGCCCGAACGAGATCGTGCCCGACTTCTCCGCGATGATCGCCGCGTCCTTCGGGCGCCGCGCCTCGAACAGCTCCGCCACCCGCGGCAGACCGCCGGTGATGTCGCGGGTCTTGGCGCTCTCGGTCGAGACGCGGGCCAGGATGTCGCCGGCCTTGACCCGGGCGCCCGGATCCACACCGATGATCGCCTCCACGGGCAGCAGGGCGCGGGCGTCGGAGCCGCGGGGCAGCTTCAGCACCTTGCCGTTCTGGTCGTGGATCGCGAGCGCCGGGCGCAGGTCGGCGGTGCGCGCCGAGCCCCGCCAGTCGATGACGACGCGCTTGGCGATGCCGGTCGACTCGTCGGTGGTCTCGGTGATCGACTGGCCGTCGATCAGGTCCTCGTAGGCGACGATGCCGTCGACCTCGGTCAGGATCGGCCGGGTGTAGGGATCCCACTCGGCGATGCGCTGGCCGCGCTTGATCGAGTCGCCCTCGTCGACCCGGACGCGGGCGCCGTATTGCAGGCGGTGGACCGCCCGCTCGGTGCCGTCCGGCCCGACGATCACCACGGCCACGTTGCGGCCGATGGCGATCAGGTCGCCGTCCGAGTTGCGGGCGAGGCCGCGGTTGCGGATCCTCACCGTGCCCTCGAAGCTCGACTCGATGAAGGACGAATCCGCGATCTGGGCCGCGCCGCCGATGTGGAAGGTCCGCATCGTCAGCTGGGTGCCCGGCTCGCCGATCGACTGCGCCGCGATGACGCCGACCGCCTCGCCCTGGTTGACGGGGGTGCCGCGGGCGAGGTCGCGCCCGTAGCAGGTGGCGCAGACGCCGTTCTTGGTGGCGCAGACCAGCACGGAGCGGATCTTCACCTCCTGGATGCCGGCCTTGTTGATGGCGTCCAGGTGGCGCTCCTCGATCATCTGGCCCTTGGGCACGATGATCGAGCCGTCCTGCGCGACGAGGTCCTCCGCCGTGGCGCGGCCGAGGATGCGGGTCGCGAGCGTCGCCACGACCTGCCCGGCATCGATGATCGCCCGCATGCGGATCCCCGCATCGGTGCCGCAATCCACCTCGCGGATGACCGCGTCCTGCGCCACGTCGACGAGGCGGCGGGTCAGGTAGCCCGAATTCGCGGTCTTCAGGGCGGTGTCGGCGAGGCCCTTGCGGGCGCCGTGCGTCGAGTTGAAGTACTCGAGCACGTCCAGGCCTTCCTTGAAGTTCGAGATGATCGGGCTCTCGATGATCTCGCCCGACGGCTTCGCCATCAGGCCGCGCATCGCCGCGAGCTGCTTCATCTGGGCCGGCGAGCCGCGCGCGCCGGAGTGGCTCATCATGTAGATCGAGTTGACCTGCTTGTCGGCGCCCTTCTCGTCCTTCTGCACCGAGGAGATGCGGTTCATCATCTCGCTGGCGAGCCGGTCCGAGCACTTCGCCCAGGCGTCCACGACCTTGTTGTACTTCTCACCCTGGGTGATCAGACCGTCCTGGTACTGCTGCTCGTAGTCCTTCACCAAGGCGCGGGTCTCGTCGACGATCGTCCACTTGTTCTCCGGCACGACCATGTCGTCCTTGCCGAAGGAGATGCCGGCCTTGAAGGCGTGGCTGAAGCCCAGGCCCATGATGCGGTCGCAGAAGATCACCGACTCCTTCTGACCGCAATGGCGGTAGACGGTGTCGATCATCGCCGAGATCTCCTTCTTGGTCATCAGCTTGTTGACGACGTCGAAGGGAACCTTGGGGTGGCGCGGCAGCACGCTGGAGAGGATGACGCGGCCGGGCGTGGTGTCGTAGGTGCGCGTGACCTCCTCGCCGTCCGGGCCGAGGCCCTTCCAGCGCCACTTGACCTTGGAGTGCAGCGTCACCGCCCGCGAGGCCAGGGCGTGCTCCAGTTCGCCGAAATCGCCGTAGACGCCCTGCATCGGGTTCAGCGGGTTGTTCGACTTGTACTCGCCCGGCGCGCCGTCGGCGACGATCGACAGGTAGTAGAGCCCGAGCACGATGTCCTGCGAGGGCACGATGATCGGGGCGCCGTTCGCCGGGTGCAGGATGTTGTTGGTCGACATCATCAGCACGCGCGCTTCCAGCTGCGCCTCGAGCGACAGCGGGACGTGCACGGCCATCTGGTCGCCGTCGAAATCCGCGTTGAAGGCGGCGCAGACGAGCGGGTGCAGCTGGATCGCCTTGCCCTCGATCAGCTTCGGCTCGAAGGCCTGGATGCCCAGCCGGTGCAGCGTCGGCGCCCGGTTCAGCATCACCGGGTGCTCGCGGATCACCTCGTCGAGGATGTCCCAGACCTCCGGCTTCTCCTTCTCGACCAGCTTCTTGGCCTGCTTCACCGTGGCCGAGAAGCCCTTGGCGTCGAGGCGCGCGTAGATGAACGGCTTGAACAGCTCAAGCGCCATCTTCTTGGGCAGGCCGCACTGGTGCAGCTTCAGTTCGGGGCCGACCACGATGACCGAGCGGCCCGAATAGTCGACGCGCTTGCCGAGCAGGTTCTGGCGGAACCGGCCCTGCTTGCCCTTCAGCATGTCGGCGAGCGACTTCAGCGGGCGCTTGTTGGCGCCCGTGATGACGCGGCCGCGGCGGCCGTTGTCGAACAGCGCGTCGACCGCCTCCTGCAGCATCCGCTTCTCGTTGCGGATGATGATGTCGGGCGCGCGCA
This window harbors:
- the rpsL gene encoding 30S ribosomal protein S12, which codes for MPTINQLIANPRKIQKSRNKVPALDACPQKRGVCTRVYTTTPKKPNSALRKVAKVRLTNGFEVIGYIPGEGHNLQEHSVVMIRGGRVKDLPGVRYHILRGVLDTQGVKNRKQRRSKYGAKRPK
- a CDS encoding 50S ribosomal protein L23, with amino-acid sequence MSADPRHYDVIVAPVITEKATNLSELNKVVFRVAPKATKPQIKEAVERLFEVKVKSVNTLITKGKTKMFRGQRGQRSDVKKAIVTLEEGQTIDVTTGL
- the rpsG gene encoding 30S ribosomal protein S7; its protein translation is MSRRHSAEKREIIPDPKYGDVVLTKFMNSVMYEGKKSVAESIVYGAFDIIESRARANPIEVFRAALDNVAPAIEVRSRRVGGATYQVPVEVRHERRQALAIRWLIQAARSRNDRTMVERLSAELLDAANNRGAAVKKREDTHRMAEANRAFSHYRW
- the tuf gene encoding elongation factor Tu codes for the protein MAKEKFSRTKPHCNIGTIGHVDHGKTSLTAAITKVLAEAGGATFTAYDQIDKAPEEKARGITISTAHVEYETPNRHYAHVDCPGHADYVKNMITGAAQMDGAILVVSAADGPMPQTREHILLARQVGVPALVVFMNKVDMVDDPELLDLVELEVRELLSKYDFPGDDIPITKGSALCALENREPKIGHDAILELMKTVDEYIPQPERPIDLPFLMPIEDVFSISGRGTVVTGRVERGIIKVGEEVEIVGIRPTTKTTVTGVEMFRKLLDQGQAGDNVGVLLRGTKREDVERGQVVCKPGSVKPHTKFKAEAYILTKEEGGRHTPFFTNYRPQFYFRTTDVTGVVQLPEGTEMVMPGDNVTMDVTLIVPVAMEEKLRFAIREGGRTVGAGVVASISE
- the rpsJ gene encoding 30S ribosomal protein S10, with product MNGQNIRIRLKAFDHRILDSSTREIVSTAKRTGAQVRGPIPLPTRIERFTVNRSPHIDKKSREQFEMRTHKRVLDIVDPTPQTVDALMKLDLAAGVDVEIKL
- the rplC gene encoding 50S ribosomal protein L3, with protein sequence MRSGVIAQKVGMTRVFTDAGEHVPVTVLKVDQCQVVAHRTVEKNGYVALQVGVGKAKVKNVSKAERGRFAIAKVEPKRKLAEFRVTEDALIPVGAEITADHFIPGQFVDVTGTTTGKGFAGGMKRWNFGGLRATHGVSISHRSIGSTGGRQDPGKTFKNKKMPGHLGVERVTTQNLRVVRTDPERGLILVEGAVPGVAGGWIQIRDAVKRKLPAEAPMPGKFRELADGAAPAVDAAPEAPAVEENA
- the fusA gene encoding elongation factor G gives rise to the protein MPRTHAIEDYRNFGIMAHIDAGKTTTTERILYYTGKSHKIGEVHEGAATMDWMEQEQERGITITSAATTCFWRDKRLNIIDTPGHVDFTIEVERSLRVLDGAVCVLDGNQGVEPQTETVWRQADKYDVPRVVFVNKMDKIGADFFKCVADIIDRVAGKPVCLQLPIGSENNFRGVIDLIKMKAIVWSGEALGANFSEEAIPADLAEQAAEYRTKLIEACVEMDDDAMTAYLDGVEPDEDTMRRLVRTAVQRRAFHPVLCGSAFKNKGVQPLLDAVVDYLPSPADRGEIKGIDYKTEEEVVRRPSDAEPFSMLAFKIMDDPHVGTITFCRIYSGKVESGANLLNSTRDKRERVGRMLLMHANNREDIKEAYAGDIVALAGLKDTRTGDTLCDPTKAVILEKMEFPEPVIEIAVEPKSKADQEKLGIALSKLAAEDPSFRVSTDPESGQTILKGMGELHLDIKVDILKRTYKVEANIGQPQVAYREKLTRRTEIDYTHKKQTGGTGQFARVKLVVEPNEPGAGYAFESKIVGGAVPKEYVPGVEKGLNSVLTAGILAGFPVVDIKVELIDGAYHEVDSSALAFEIASRAALREALQKGGSVLLEPVMKVEVVTPEDYTGSVIGDLNSRRGQIQGQDMRGNANVINAMVPLANMFGYVNQLRSFTQGRANFTMQFDHYEEVPRGEAEKVVAKYA
- the rpoC gene encoding DNA-directed RNA polymerase subunit beta', translated to MNQEVMNLFNQQAQPQSFDQIKISISSPEKILSWSYGEIKKPETINYRTFKPERDGLFCARIFGPIKDYECLCGKYKRMKYKGVICEKCGVEVTLARVRRDRMGHIELAAPVAHIWFLKSLPSRIGLLLDMALKDLERILYFESYVVIEPGLTPLKERQLLSEEEYLRAQEEYGEDSFTAMIGAEAIRRILQDLNLEKIAADLRQEIATTTSDLKPKKLLKRLKIIEAFQLSGNKPEWMILTVVPVIPPDLRPLVPLDGGRFATSDLNDLYRRVINRNNRLKRLIELRAPDIIIRNEKRMLQEAVDALFDNGRRGRVITGANKRPLKSLADMLKGKQGRFRQNLLGKRVDYSGRSVIVVGPELKLHQCGLPKKMALELFKPFIYARLDAKGFSATVKQAKKLVEKEKPEVWDILDEVIREHPVMLNRAPTLHRLGIQAFEPKLIEGKAIQLHPLVCAAFNADFDGDQMAVHVPLSLEAQLEARVLMMSTNNILHPANGAPIIVPSQDIVLGLYYLSIVADGAPGEYKSNNPLNPMQGVYGDFGELEHALASRAVTLHSKVKWRWKGLGPDGEEVTRTYDTTPGRVILSSVLPRHPKVPFDVVNKLMTKKEISAMIDTVYRHCGQKESVIFCDRIMGLGFSHAFKAGISFGKDDMVVPENKWTIVDETRALVKDYEQQYQDGLITQGEKYNKVVDAWAKCSDRLASEMMNRISSVQKDEKGADKQVNSIYMMSHSGARGSPAQMKQLAAMRGLMAKPSGEIIESPIISNFKEGLDVLEYFNSTHGARKGLADTALKTANSGYLTRRLVDVAQDAVIREVDCGTDAGIRMRAIIDAGQVVATLATRILGRATAEDLVAQDGSIIVPKGQMIEERHLDAINKAGIQEVKIRSVLVCATKNGVCATCYGRDLARGTPVNQGEAVGVIAAQSIGEPGTQLTMRTFHIGGAAQIADSSFIESSFEGTVRIRNRGLARNSDGDLIAIGRNVAVVIVGPDGTERAVHRLQYGARVRVDEGDSIKRGQRIAEWDPYTRPILTEVDGIVAYEDLIDGQSITETTDESTGIAKRVVIDWRGSARTADLRPALAIHDQNGKVLKLPRGSDARALLPVEAIIGVDPGARVKAGDILARVSTESAKTRDITGGLPRVAELFEARRPKDAAIIAEKSGTISFGRDYKNKRRLSLTPHDGSEPVEYLIPKGKHIHLQDGDVVEVGDFIVDGNPAPHDILAIKGVEELAAYLVNEIQEVYRLQGVSINDKHIEVIVRQMLQKVEITDSGDSEILTGDQIDRTELQEINEQLVSEGKKPVQGVPVLLGITKASLQTRSFISAASFQETTRVLTEAAVNGKVDTLEGLKENVIVGSLIPAGTGAMIADIKSIARRRDELIMAQKTAESGAALQELPAAE
- the rpsS gene encoding 30S ribosomal protein S19, with amino-acid sequence MARSVWKGPFVDGYLLKKAETARGSTRAEVIKIWSRRSTILPQFVGLTFGVYNGQKHIPVYVTEEMVGHKFGEFSPTRTFHGHAADKKAKRR
- the rplD gene encoding 50S ribosomal protein L4, encoding MKFEITTLDGGEAGSVEVNEAIFGLEPRADLLQRCVRWQLAKRQAGTHKVKTRSEISRTTKKMYKQKGTGNARHGAASAPQFRGGARAFGPVVRSHAHDLPKKVRALALRHALSAKARAASLVVVDDVRLEDGKTKALKDRFGALGWSNALIIGGAEVDENFGRAARNLPSIDVLPVQGINVYDILRRDKLVLTRAAVDALEARFK
- the rplB gene encoding 50S ribosomal protein L2 codes for the protein MALKTFKPVTPSLRQLVIVDRSELYKGKPVKALTEGKISSGGRNNLGRVTVRFRGGGHKRTLRNVDFKRREFAGKVGTVERIEYDPNRTAFIALVSYEGGGQSYILAPQRVKAGDRVVSGEQVDIKPGNAMPIGNMPVGTIVHNVELKIGKGGALARSAGNYAQIVGRDQGYVTLRLNSGEQRLVHGQCYATVGAVSNPDHMNISLGKAGRKRWLGRRPHNRGVAMNPIDHPHGGGEGRTSGGRHPVTPWGFPTKGKKTRSNKRTDTFIVSSRHNRKK